A region from the Acidiferrobacter sp. SPIII_3 genome encodes:
- a CDS encoding acyl-CoA dehydrogenase family protein — MKVIPARLRSLQARFATVAEEVLRPHAARVDQEAQWPATSFAALADAGLMGLHVPKRLGGLEEGFSALVMATETLAQDCASSALCYGMHCVGSAVIAAKATRDQEERYLAPIAQGRHITTLALSESAHGAHAYLADTELRQDGPDYRVRGTKQFVTNGSHADSYVVSTQASEPNEQGEFSCVLVDKTATGLSWLEPWNGMGLRGNSSRGLRLDDVRVPRANRLGDEGDEVWYFFQIVAPYFLTAMAGTYNGIAQAALANALAHVRERTFSHSGESLARADMIQDKAGVLWTRVQQARLLAYHAAELADANDPDALPAILASKVGAGETAVEVATEAMALCGGAAYRENAVQARLLRDAHAAPVMAPPSALLRLWTGRLLLGLPIL, encoded by the coding sequence ATGAAAGTCATCCCCGCACGGCTACGCTCACTGCAGGCGCGATTCGCGACGGTGGCCGAGGAAGTATTGAGGCCGCACGCCGCCAGAGTCGACCAGGAGGCCCAATGGCCCGCGACAAGCTTCGCGGCGTTGGCGGACGCGGGCCTCATGGGGCTGCATGTCCCGAAACGGCTGGGAGGGCTGGAGGAGGGCTTCTCGGCCCTGGTGATGGCGACCGAGACCCTGGCGCAGGACTGTGCGTCTTCGGCGTTATGCTACGGCATGCATTGCGTAGGCTCGGCGGTGATTGCCGCGAAGGCCACGCGCGACCAGGAGGAGCGTTATCTCGCGCCCATCGCCCAGGGGCGACACATTACCACCCTGGCGCTATCCGAGTCCGCTCATGGAGCGCACGCCTACCTCGCCGATACAGAGCTGCGACAGGACGGGCCCGATTATCGGGTGCGCGGCACCAAGCAATTCGTGACCAATGGCTCTCACGCCGACTCCTATGTGGTCTCGACGCAGGCCAGCGAACCGAACGAGCAGGGCGAATTCTCGTGCGTCCTCGTCGATAAGACCGCGACCGGCCTGTCCTGGCTCGAGCCATGGAACGGCATGGGCCTGCGCGGCAACTCCTCGCGGGGGCTGCGATTGGACGACGTGCGGGTGCCGCGCGCCAACCGGCTCGGCGACGAGGGCGACGAGGTATGGTATTTCTTTCAGATCGTCGCCCCGTATTTTCTCACGGCCATGGCCGGCACCTACAACGGCATCGCCCAGGCGGCGTTGGCCAATGCCCTTGCGCACGTGCGCGAGCGGACCTTCAGCCATTCCGGAGAGTCGCTTGCGCGCGCCGATATGATCCAGGATAAGGCGGGGGTCTTGTGGACGCGCGTTCAACAGGCGCGCCTGCTGGCTTATCATGCCGCCGAACTGGCCGATGCCAACGATCCGGACGCCTTGCCGGCGATCCTGGCTAGCAAGGTGGGTGCCGGCGAGACGGCAGTCGAGGTCGCGACCGAGGCCATGGCCTTGTGCGGGGGCGCGGCGTATCGCGAGAATGCCGTGCAGGCGCGATTGCTGCGCGATGCGCACGCCGCGCCCGTGATGGCGCCGCCGTCGGCCTTGCTGCGTTTGTGGACCGGGCGCTTATTGCTCGGACTGCCGATCCTTTGA